Below is a window of Undibacterium sp. YM2 DNA.
CTTTCAGCAAGGCAGAAACAGATACCGGGCACTCTCCCCTGTTCAAAAAGCTGGAACAGGAAAAGCTAAGTTTTGATCTCGACAAGGCACCTGAAAAAGATGCCACTGGCAATCTGAACGGCATGGGCAAATTGCAAGGCCGCACACCTGAGTTTTATCTGGATGTGGAAATGGCGCTTAACCTGAACCAGGTCTTCCAGGCGATTGCCTTCAATTTACCGAATGCCAGCGAAAGCCGTTTCATATCGGCGGATAATTTTTCCAATACCTATCCCTGGATGGATGCTGCAAAACGTCCGCATAGCGACAAGGTATATCAAAGCCAGGTCTGGCTCATGGGAACGCCAGAGAAAAACCCTACTGGCGAAAAATACTGGGCACCCGTGTATTACGGTGGTACAGCAACGGGCTTGCTGGTGCCAACGGCTGCCCCCATCTACCATGACGACAAATTCCGTGGCGTGGTCTCCATTGATACCAGCCTCGATTACCTGAACCGCATCAATGCTGACTTTGCCTACCAGCCAGGCACAGTCTTTCTCGTCGATGCCTATGGTGAAGTGGTGGCCCATCCTGAGGCTTATGCGAATGCGCTGGAAGTGCAGGCCACGCAAAAGCTGGAAAAAATCATGCCTGCAGGCATACTCACAGACGGTAAACGCCTGACTGATATTCCTGCCAACCAGGCCGTCGAGATGGGTGATTATCTGTTGATACGCCACCCCTTTATTTCAGCGCCGTGGCAACTGGTGTATGTCGTACCCAGGAACCAGTTGTGGAAAAACCTCTTGTGGGAACGTGGCCCAATCATGTTGCTGGTGGTATTGGGCCTGACGCTGCTGATGGTCGTCACTTATTATGTGACCACGCGCGAATTCATTTCTCCGGCGTCCAAACTGGTCGCACATATCGCAAAAGAAAGCCAGTTCACCCCAGCCCCGATACCGGTAGTACCTGGCAGCTGGAAACCCTGGTTTGAAACCATCTCACAAGCCTTCAAGCAAAGCCTGCAACTCGTCAGCATACGTCAGGAACTGGATATTGCGGCCAATATGCAGCTGTCGATCTTGCCGCGCCACTGGCCCAATGAAAAAGAGTTTTCTTTATGGGGCATCATGCGCTCGGCGAAGGAAGTGGGCGGTGATTTCTATGACCACTTCTCACTCGGCAATGGCAAGACAGGTATAGTCGTGGCCGACGTCAGTGGCAAGGGCGTGCCAGCCGCATTATTTGGCATGGTATCGAAAACCCTGATACGTGCGACCGCCACCCGCAATGCCAGCGAGCCTGGCGAGATCATCGCGATTGCCAACGACATTTTGGCAGAAGACAATGATGAATGCATCTTCGTCACCACCTTTTATGCCGTACTTGATCCGGCCACTGGCATACTTACTTATGTCAATGGCGGCCATCCGCCGCCGCTGCTGATACATCAGGATGGCACGACAGAATTTTTGCCCATGACAGGTGGCAGCGCGCTAGGCATCATGGATGGCATACCCTTTGCGCAAAAAACCATACAGTTGCAGGAAGGTGATTACGTACTGATCTATACCGATGGCGTGACAGAAGCCTTCAACCCGCAGAATGAAGAATACACACCAGAGCGGCTGCCGCCCCTGTTTGCGAATCGCCCCATTGCCGATGTCAATGAAGCCGTCAATCGTACCGTTGCCGATGTCGATTTGCATGCCAATGGCGCACCGCAATCGGACGATATTACCTGTGTCGCCCTGCATTTTCATTTTGCGAAAAATAGTGTGGCCGACAATAAACCACAAGAAGATCAGCAGGCATCATGATGACATTCAAATTCAAGATATTACGCCTGGCCTGTTTGACACTGCTGAGTTTGTTGAGCGCCACTTCGCTGGCCACCAGCCTGGCCGAGATCAAGCAACGCGGCAAACTCGTCGTCGGTGTCAAGAAAGATGTACTGCTGTGGGGCTATCAGGACAGCAGTGGCAAAATCGTAGGCATGGAGCCAGACCTTGCGCAAAGCATCGCCACTGATCTTGGCGTGCAACTGGAACTGGTCGGCGTGCTGACGGCTGAACGCATAGACGCCGTCAAAAGCGGCCAGGTCGATATCCTGATTGCCACTCTTACTGATACGCCGGAAAGGCAAAAGGAACTGAACCTCATCCTGCCACATTACTATAGTTCAGGTGTGAACCTGCTGACCCGCAAGAGCGAAAACTTCAAGGAATGGACAGACCTGAAAAACCGTCGCGTTTGCAGCCGTCGTGGTGCCTTTTATAACCGCCGTGTGACGGTGACTTATGGTGCTGATGTCGTCGCCCTGTATTCCAACGACTGGTCCAAGCAGGCTTTGCGCGATGGCCGTTGTGCGGCTCTCGTGTATGACGATACGGCTATAGCAGCCATGTTGCGCGCCCCTGAATGGGCGAATGACTTTGTCATGCCGATGACCACGATATTCACGACACCCTGGTCCATCGCGATTGCCCCGGCAGAGCGTGGTGGCGATCTGGAAAAATATCTTTCCAAGACCATTATCAACTGGCACAGGAATGGCTATCTGCAGCAAGTCGAAAAATCCTGGTCCATACCACCATCACGCTTTCTCGATGACATGCACAAGACCTGGAACAAGAGAAGTGGCGACAAATGGTTATGCGGTGACAGCATCACCCCCAGCACACCGAAAGAATGCCTGTGAAAGATGATTTGCCAGCACCCGCTCGTGACAATCATCAAATCGCCGAGGCGATGACGGATTTGTATGACCGTTATTACACCAGCCATGAATACGAAAAGCGCTATCCCAAGCCCAACCAGGGCACCCTGCACTTCCTGTTTGATAATGGCGCAAGAGAGGCAAAAGACATACTCGATTTTGGTTGCGGTAATGGCCGCTATGCCCTGCCCCTGTTACAGCAAACCAATGCGAGGCTGACCGGTTTTGATATCTCACATGCAGCGATAGCCGAGCTGTCACGTTTTTTACAAAACAATCCGCATGCAGAGCGCATGCGTCTGTTCGAAGGTGACGCACAAATCCTCAATGGGCAGGGTGACTATGACCTGGTCATGCTGATGTTTGGTGTGCTCAGCCATGTTGGCGACCATACTGCCAGGCTGGCTACGCTGAGGCAATTGCGCAGCCTGATGCGGCCTGAGGGCAAGCTGGTGCTCAGCGTACCCAGCATTTTCCGCCGCCGCCCCTTCGAGTTATTTGCAGCATACTGGCAGCGCATGACAGGCAAGGCGCGTGATACGCAAAAAGAACCGGGCAATATTTTGTTTACCCGCAATATAGACAAACAGGCGCACCAGTTTTTTTATCACCTGTATTCAGTCGCTGGCTTGCGTGCAGAATTGCAGGAAGCAGGCTTTGCCATCACCGCGCTGTCACCAGAAAGCCTGCTGCCAGAATGGATGATTACCCAGCATGACCTGTTGGGCAAGCTTGATGAAGCCCTGCTACCCTTGCTGCCAGCGGCGCTCGGCTATGGCATACGTGCAGTGGCTGTACCCACATAGACATGATTCAAACATGATTCAAACATGACGATATACAAAAGAAAAATAAAATCATATTGCAGCCTGCTATTTTTGTTGATGATGCTATTCATGACAGCAGTACAGGCACAAGCAGCGAAGTCACCTGCTGCAAGCGAGAGACTGACACTGATACGCGAACGTGGCGCAATCGTCGTTGGCGTCAAAACCGATTACCCACCGTTTGGCATGCTGGACGCCAATGGCGTGCCCGAAGGTTTCGAGCATGACCTGGCAGCCGACATCGCCAAACGCCTTGGCGTGCAATTACGCAAGGTCAGCGTCACTGGCAGCAACCGTCTGCAAAAATTACAGGAAGGCGTGATCGACCTGGTGATCGCCACGACGGGAGACACGGAAGAACGCCGCCAGATCGTGACCATGATAGAACCGAATTATTATGCGTCCGGCGTCACCCTGTTCATGCCGCCGACAGCAAACATCAAGGACTGGGCAGATACCCGTGGCCATCCTGTATGCGCAACACAAGGCTCTTACTTCAACCGTGTCATGCAGCAGCGTTATCTGATGGAATTGCAGATGTATAACAATGCCAGAGATGCCAAACTGGCTGTCAAGGATGGGCGTTGCATAGGCTATCTGTTCGACAATACCGCCGTCATCAATGATCTCGCCAACCCTGAATGGAAAGGCTATAAAGCACCCTTGCCGCCCACCCTGAACACACCTTGGGCGATGGCTATCAGCAAGAGTGAAAAAGGCACGGAATTTGAAAAAATGCTAGGCGATATCGTCGCCGACTGGCACCGCAGCGGCTTTTTGCAAGAGCGGGAAAAAGCCTGGGGTATAGCGCCATCAAAATTCCTGGCGGATACCCACGCACTGTGGCAAAAAGAGGAAGGCGACAAGACACCCTTTTGCCACCGCATGCCAGACGGTAGCTGGCGCGCGGAATGTCGTAACCAGGTATTCCTGACATCAACAGATGTAGGTGGTCTGGCGCAACTTGGTCTGTGGCTCAATGAAACCACGGGCATCAACCTGACCCTGGTGTATGACAGCTTTGACCGCAGACAGTTCTTTTATGGCTTGCTGGTTACGCTGGTGCTAACGGTTTTTTGCATCACTTGCAGCCTCTTGCTGGGCTGGGCGGGTGCAGTATTTGCCGAATCCAGAATATCGCTATTATCAGTCACGGCACGGCTGCTGGGTACGGTAGGCCGTATGACGCCACCCTTGCTGTGCATGTATCTGCTACTGTTTGGCGTGGGCGCAATACTCAGTGAAACTGCCGGCATCGCGCTGTCTGCCTTTGGCGTGGTCTTGTTTTGCCTCAGCGTGTATACCGGCGCTGGCGTCATGACAGCCTTGCTGGATGCAGCAACGGCTTACCGTTTGCAACATGGTGAATTTCGCCTGCGCTTTGCCAATACCTCGCAAATCGCCAGGCTGGCCAGCGGCTCGGTGACAGCATCGCTGATCAATGTATCCAAGGCTACCATGATGGCGTCTGCCGTGGCCGTGCCAGAACTATTGTCGGCCACCACGTCCATCATCAATGAACGCGGCAATGTCGGTGTCATGATGAATGCCCTGCTCTTGACCTTTTTGCTGATTATCTTTGCCGTGGTGCGTGTCATACGCCAGCTTGAACAAAAAATCCTGGCGAGGGTCGCATGATGGACGGCACAGAAATCTTCCAGCACCTGCTGACCTGGACACCATTTTTGCTCGGCGGCTTTGCCATGAACATCTGGATATCCCTTGTCGCCATGATCATAGGCACGGGCATAGGCTGGGTACTTGCATCCTTGCGTTTATCCAGCCATCCGCGCCGTGTCAAAGCCAGCCTGGTGGCTACCGAGTTTTCGCGCAGCATACCAACTATCGTGTTCCAGTTTTACCTGGCCTTCATGCTGCCATCTGAAATCCTGCTGCCTTATTTCAAGACCATCATCAGCTTCCCGGTATGGATCAAGGCCGCATTGGCACTGGCGATTGCCGTCATTGGTTTCACCAGCGATAACCTGACGATAGCGATGGATGAATGGAAAAAAGGTAACCACCATGCCGCCTTCCTGTTCATCCCCAGCTGGACCAGCTATGCACTCATCATCGTCATGGCCTCGAGCACAGCATCCATCATCGGCGTCAGCGAACTGGTCAGCCGCTGCAATACCGTTATCAATGCGACAGGCAATACGGCTTTGATGCTGCCGATTTATTTGTATGCCTGTTTGTTCTTCTTTTGCTTTTGTTATCCGCTGACTTTATTGATGAAGCGGATTTCGCGGCAGTTGAAGTTGCGGTATGGGATGGAGAGTTGAGTGGCGTAGATTAAGCAATCTCGTAGGTTGGGCTACGGGGTATCAGCCCAACACTCGGCGTTTAAATAATGTATACGTTTTGTTGAGGCCCAGTGTTGGGCTGGTGAATCGTAGCCCAACCTACGAAAACATACTCATTAAATCTTAAATCAACTCCAACTCAAATCCGTATGCATCAAAGGCAACTGCCTGACCCGCTTGCCCGTCGCTGCAAAAATCGCATTACACACCGCCGGGGCCAGCGGTGGGAAGGCTGGCTCGCCCAGACCCGTCACAGGAAAATCCGTCTTCAGGAAATGTGCTTCAATCCTGGTATAACTGTCCTTGATGCGCAGCAGCGGATATTCATTGAAATTACCCTGCACGACTCGGCCACGCTGTATATCGAGCTCGGGGTACATCAGGGTACTGATACCATCGAGGACCGAGCCCTGTACCTGATGCTCGGCACCGCTGAGATTGACTATCTGCGAACCTATATCGGTCACCACGACCACCCTATCGACCTTGAGCTCACCCTGTTTGCTGACGGTGACCTCGGCCACCTCGGCAATATAGCCACGGTGGCTGAAATGGAAGGCAATGCCCTGCCCCTGGCCACGCGGGAATTTCTTTTTACCCCAGTCTGCCCTGGTTGCCACCTCCTGCAAGACACGCTTCATGCGACCCACATGATAAGGCTGACCGCGCTCACCCGTGCCCGGCACGATTTCTTTATCACCGAGTATATCAAGGCGGAACTGCACAGGGTCGCGCCCAGCTGCATGGGCCAGTTCATCTATAAAGCTATGGAAGACCCAGGCAAACACATTGCTGCCCGGTGCACGCCACGGCCCCATGGGGATATTGCATTCCATC
It encodes the following:
- a CDS encoding bifunctional 2-polyprenyl-6-hydroxyphenol methylase/3-demethylubiquinol 3-O-methyltransferase UbiG yields the protein MKDDLPAPARDNHQIAEAMTDLYDRYYTSHEYEKRYPKPNQGTLHFLFDNGAREAKDILDFGCGNGRYALPLLQQTNARLTGFDISHAAIAELSRFLQNNPHAERMRLFEGDAQILNGQGDYDLVMLMFGVLSHVGDHTARLATLRQLRSLMRPEGKLVLSVPSIFRRRPFELFAAYWQRMTGKARDTQKEPGNILFTRNIDKQAHQFFYHLYSVAGLRAELQEAGFAITALSPESLLPEWMITQHDLLGKLDEALLPLLPAALGYGIRAVAVPT
- a CDS encoding SpoIIE family protein phosphatase → MPSTTPPASHNNNINFFRNYNRLVGFTYIAIVVLTMGFFLFQIRQKHTEEIKVIQGHVDRHGQFVEFILRSSLDSLEAMRISAANFYDSALPAFSKAETDTGHSPLFKKLEQEKLSFDLDKAPEKDATGNLNGMGKLQGRTPEFYLDVEMALNLNQVFQAIAFNLPNASESRFISADNFSNTYPWMDAAKRPHSDKVYQSQVWLMGTPEKNPTGEKYWAPVYYGGTATGLLVPTAAPIYHDDKFRGVVSIDTSLDYLNRINADFAYQPGTVFLVDAYGEVVAHPEAYANALEVQATQKLEKIMPAGILTDGKRLTDIPANQAVEMGDYLLIRHPFISAPWQLVYVVPRNQLWKNLLWERGPIMLLVVLGLTLLMVVTYYVTTREFISPASKLVAHIAKESQFTPAPIPVVPGSWKPWFETISQAFKQSLQLVSIRQELDIAANMQLSILPRHWPNEKEFSLWGIMRSAKEVGGDFYDHFSLGNGKTGIVVADVSGKGVPAALFGMVSKTLIRATATRNASEPGEIIAIANDILAEDNDECIFVTTFYAVLDPATGILTYVNGGHPPPLLIHQDGTTEFLPMTGGSALGIMDGIPFAQKTIQLQEGDYVLIYTDGVTEAFNPQNEEYTPERLPPLFANRPIADVNEAVNRTVADVDLHANGAPQSDDITCVALHFHFAKNSVADNKPQEDQQAS
- a CDS encoding transporter substrate-binding domain-containing protein codes for the protein MTAVQAQAAKSPAASERLTLIRERGAIVVGVKTDYPPFGMLDANGVPEGFEHDLAADIAKRLGVQLRKVSVTGSNRLQKLQEGVIDLVIATTGDTEERRQIVTMIEPNYYASGVTLFMPPTANIKDWADTRGHPVCATQGSYFNRVMQQRYLMELQMYNNARDAKLAVKDGRCIGYLFDNTAVINDLANPEWKGYKAPLPPTLNTPWAMAISKSEKGTEFEKMLGDIVADWHRSGFLQEREKAWGIAPSKFLADTHALWQKEEGDKTPFCHRMPDGSWRAECRNQVFLTSTDVGGLAQLGLWLNETTGINLTLVYDSFDRRQFFYGLLVTLVLTVFCITCSLLLGWAGAVFAESRISLLSVTARLLGTVGRMTPPLLCMYLLLFGVGAILSETAGIALSAFGVVLFCLSVYTGAGVMTALLDAATAYRLQHGEFRLRFANTSQIARLASGSVTASLINVSKATMMASAVAVPELLSATTSIINERGNVGVMMNALLLTFLLIIFAVVRVIRQLEQKILARVA
- a CDS encoding transporter substrate-binding domain-containing protein; amino-acid sequence: MMTFKFKILRLACLTLLSLLSATSLATSLAEIKQRGKLVVGVKKDVLLWGYQDSSGKIVGMEPDLAQSIATDLGVQLELVGVLTAERIDAVKSGQVDILIATLTDTPERQKELNLILPHYYSSGVNLLTRKSENFKEWTDLKNRRVCSRRGAFYNRRVTVTYGADVVALYSNDWSKQALRDGRCAALVYDDTAIAAMLRAPEWANDFVMPMTTIFTTPWSIAIAPAERGGDLEKYLSKTIINWHRNGYLQQVEKSWSIPPSRFLDDMHKTWNKRSGDKWLCGDSITPSTPKECL
- a CDS encoding polar amino acid ABC transporter permease: MDGTEIFQHLLTWTPFLLGGFAMNIWISLVAMIIGTGIGWVLASLRLSSHPRRVKASLVATEFSRSIPTIVFQFYLAFMLPSEILLPYFKTIISFPVWIKAALALAIAVIGFTSDNLTIAMDEWKKGNHHAAFLFIPSWTSYALIIVMASSTASIIGVSELVSRCNTVINATGNTALMLPIYLYACLFFFCFCYPLTLLMKRISRQLKLRYGMES